GCCAGATCCAGAAACTTCCTCTCCAGCTACGTACCGGGCGGACAGTTTCGTCTGCCAAGCTGCCATCCACTCGGGCGCCATCTCGAATTCTGTCGGGGGCTGCGGTGTTGTCCGTCTCGAAGGCGCGGCACACAACTTCCCCCCGTCCAAGCAGCACGGTATCGAGTCCGCTGGTTTCCCTTCGACATTCCCGAAGGCGTTCACTTTTGCCGACCTATCGTCGTCGCAAGCTACTTGTCCTAAGGATCCTAGGTGGCCGCTTTTGGGCGTCACAGTTGCTGCCGTTGCCGTTCTTTGGCTGTTCTGCACTTCCCCGCCTGTCTTGTTCTTCAGTACCTTCTTTATGGTTTTCTCCCACACAGGCCTGGTGTCTGATCCGCCCTCATATCCCTACTTTGCTGATCTGGCCTCTGCGTTGCTGTCGCGGATGCTGCCGGCGTCATTCGTCGCTTATGTTCTCTACAAGTTCTGCGCGCAGCCTCTGTTGTCGCCACTTTCGCTGCCCGATTATCAGCTTACCAAGCTGTTCCTCTACTTGCCACCGCTCTTCTTTGCTACGCTGAATAACTACACCTTTGCCAAGTTGATCCCTCTGGAGCGTCTTACTCCTCATGATATCCAAAAGCAGCCAGGGGCAAAGTTTGCTTTGGCAATTGTGATTCCGACCGTGGTTTGTATCATTCTCAGCCAGGCTTGGCAGATTCGCCAGGGTGGTTTGATGCCGCGGTATCTAAAGATCTATGGTACCATGGGTATCATCCTCTTGATTCTGCTTCCTCTGCCCGGTCTCCGTCTTCGGATTCACCACTATATTCTTGCCATTCTGCTCATGCCGGGAACTGCTTTCCCTACCCGTCCGTCCTTGATCTACCAGGGTCTGCTTCTTGGTCTCTTTATCAACGGTGTCGCACGATGGGGATTTGCGTCGATCATTGAGACTCCCGCATCTTTAGGCGAAATTGCTCCTGGCCCAGAAGGACCGCACGGCTGGTGGGGTGCAACCTACCCCAACATCACAGACTCTTCTGTCCTGATCCACCTGCCCGACGGAGGTTCTGGCGAGAAATACCGCGGCAATGGCAACATCACCTTTGCTCTGTGGGAACACGAGCGCATGGCCAAGTTTGGCGTTGATGGTGTGTCCGTCCTTGTCAACGACGTGGAACGCTGGAGGGGATACCTTGACGAGGACAAGCTAGGCGAGTTCACTTGGCACCGTCACGGTCACAGCGGCCTGGAGTTGTTGCACCAGTCTACAATCGAGGATGATGCGGAGCCGGACCAGTTTGGTGTCAATATGGCAGATGAGCCGGATGACGACAACAAGCCTGAGGATATCTTCTTCCGCTTTGCATTCCTCAAGGGTGCTGAAGCGGGTGGTTATGGTGGCGCTGGTGTTTGGCTTAGTGATGGGACGTGGGTCTCTCCTGATCCTCCTGAAGTATAGATCGTTTTTCTGTTTTACTTGATTTCACTGTTTTCGGTCTTCTTGCTGTTGCGAGACTTGACTAGAGGCTATACTATACCCCGGTATGGAATGAATGACCACCTGGTGTGGTTGGGTACGGGCGTTGATGTTGGTTTTGTTACTGTTATTTTTCTTTATGACCACTTCCTTTGATGATTTATGATGAATTGAATGGTATGTTCTGAAATATGATATGTGTGGTTCATAGACGTAGACATACACATTCCGTAGAAAGTAACTCACGACCACCCTGAGAAATCAATCAACGAAAGATCCtcctccaacaaccccaTCATATACTGATTCCCCGAGAACCAATTCCCCAACTGCGTCGTCTGCGACACTCCACTATCCATCACCACATCCGACATTCCTCCCCCTGTCCCTTCCGCACcactaccactaccaccaccatcaacGGCGCCATCCCCAACCCCCGGCGGCGCCAACCCCAACGCACTCAAATACACATCAAACTCCTGCCCCACACTCGCCAGCACCTCATCATCCCCACCATTCCTCCTACTCTGCCCCCGCGCAGCCTGCGCCTTGGCCTCGACGTATAATTTCGCCACAGAGCACAGAACCTGACACAGTCTGTGCAGATTAGCGATCGCCTCAGAGTGCGCGGTCAGCGGATGCAGGGAGAGAACAAAGTCCGTTAGACGGGAGAGGTCTGTCACACCTCCACAGCCGCCGGCAGGCGATGCACTGCTTTGatttggcgatgtaggcgaCGGGGCATTTGGGATAGGGACTTCAAGGATGTGGCAGATGAGAACTATGAATGGGATAAACGGCGCGTAGAAGATCGTCCAGTGCATGTACGAGCATTTCAATATCTCGTTGCTCTCCTTGATACTTATCATGCAGTCCTGGTGTGCCTGCAGCGCTGCACGGGCTGTCTCGATGCAGTGTGGCGTGAAGGCGCTGGGGGAGTCTGGGGGAGGCGGGATTGCGCGGTAGATGAGGGTGAGGACAGAGAAGCGGCTGACGCGGTCGGAGGAGAGGTAGTAGTCTTGGAGTTTGCTGAAGGTGGACTCATGTTCGGTTGTGAATTTCTGCTTCTCGTTAGCTGCCGCGCTGGGATGGATGGATGGAAGGGGGTAAGGAATAAGGAACCTTGAATGGATCCATAACAGTGCACTGCATCTCCTCTGCTAACTGTCGTGCATGGGACACACGGTCTTCCTCGGGTTGGGCTAGCGCAGCTGGACTATACAGAAACTCATAAACCTTACCCTGAATACTTGCGAGCCGGATCCACAACTTATGGATAGTCTTCCACGGCTGCACGACGGTGGATGACTCGAAGTTCATGGGTAGGGAGATGTCATAGTCCTGGATTGCCGAGGAGCGCCCCAGACGAAGCGAGAGCGCTTTGTCGAGACAGTAGATCGACCAGAAGAGGCCCATTTTTTCCTGTTGGGTGGACGGCGTGTCGTGCTCCATTGAGGAGGCGCGGTGGTAGCCGAGGGTTTGGCAGAGGCGGGCAGCTGTGGATGTTAGGGTCCAGGCGAAGGAGGGTTTGGAGATTTCGATTGCGTGGATGGCCTGCTTTTGTCAGTTTCTAAGATCATCGATTATGGGGAAGAGAGAGCAGGGTATACTCCGAGAGCAAGGGCTTCGATAGACTCTGCGCGTGCGGGCATGAGGAGGTTCAGATTGACCAGGGCTGTTTCGAGATTTTTACGGCAGAGGCTGAGGTATTTCTGACACTCTTCTCTTGTCTCGTGGTGTTTGGTTATGAAGCTCCATTCGA
This sequence is a window from Aspergillus chevalieri M1 DNA, chromosome 5, nearly complete sequence. Protein-coding genes within it:
- a CDS encoding LCCL domain-containing protein (COG:S;~EggNog:ENOG410PUEV;~InterPro:IPR036609,IPR004043;~PFAM:PF03815;~TransMembrane:7 (i114-133o296-328i340-365o385-404i425-445o457-478i499-518o)), with amino-acid sequence MYGEGNVESRVYIPPILDAEEDRSADPDASEELLHPHDEESGPNYLPVWLQESSKSFHWGWVPLPLRKVGRATANWVKGPNPSHPLLLNPLFPQFQELPVRYLERFFPKRKHKISLLLGLYVTWFLPWFIVLLHSRSSGYIEGYGAPQTLACDTTFWEFGNGCGLNGNDCRPFTASNVPFRCPANCRSAKLTMPHTVGNETYNYQPLVVGGPDPETSSPATYRADSFVCQAAIHSGAISNSVGGCGVVRLEGAAHNFPPSKQHGIESAGFPSTFPKAFTFADLSSSQATCPKDPRWPLLGVTVAAVAVLWLFCTSPPVLFFSTFFMVFSHTGLVSDPPSYPYFADLASALLSRMLPASFVAYVLYKFCAQPLLSPLSLPDYQLTKLFLYLPPLFFATLNNYTFAKLIPLERLTPHDIQKQPGAKFALAIVIPTVVCIILSQAWQIRQGGLMPRYLKIYGTMGIILLILLPLPGLRLRIHHYILAILLMPGTAFPTRPSLIYQGLLLGLFINGVARWGFASIIETPASLGEIAPGPEGPHGWWGATYPNITDSSVLIHLPDGGSGEKYRGNGNITFALWEHERMAKFGVDGVSVLVNDVERWRGYLDEDKLGEFTWHRHGHSGLELLHQSTIEDDAEPDQFGVNMADEPDDDNKPEDIFFRFAFLKGAEAGGYGGAGVWLSDGTWVSPDPPEV
- a CDS encoding putative C6 transcription factor (COG:K;~EggNog:ENOG410PFXW;~InterPro:IPR036864,IPR007219,IPR001138;~PFAM:PF00172;~TransMembrane:1 (o575-596i);~go_function: GO:0000981 - DNA-binding transcription factor activity, RNA polymerase II-specific [Evidence IEA];~go_function: GO:0003677 - DNA binding [Evidence IEA];~go_function: GO:0008270 - zinc ion binding [Evidence IEA];~go_process: GO:0006351 - transcription, DNA-templated [Evidence IEA];~go_process: GO:0006355 - regulation of transcription, DNA-templated [Evidence IEA]); this translates as MEPEEPESEPKEGLDTRRACDQCRLRKIRCDKRTPCANCRTSKIVCRSTGAGQKPPEPRRRVLISSQYEQKIDLIEERLASIEDALRDLKSTITSRTSDNSAPTTATAAAAEANPAIEPLYQPTATPTPRQIHITPTTPSYPSRTTTTAAALDQHESSHPFEGNSSMAAHSAYASEFLETAVSQSALQVSSPRIGAALSTLKQIVSMQDHQAHPSSSREVRLPNQKAIRGTGLQDLAMPPMELVLRLCRWVKESPPTIFEGYFPFISVDKFVQKCREVYFAIDQYSDATFIVVNGGLYNVFIEWSFITKHHETREECQKYLSLCRKNLETALVNLNLLMPARAESIEALALGAIHAIEISKPSFAWTLTSTAARLCQTLGYHRASSMEHDTPSTQQEKMGLFWSIYCLDKALSLRLGRSSAIQDYDISLPMNFESSTVVQPWKTIHKLWIRLASIQGKVYEFLYSPAALAQPEEDRVSHARQLAEEMQCTVMDPFKKFTTEHESTFSKLQDYYLSSDRVSRFSVLTLIYRAIPPPPDSPSAFTPHCIETARAALQAHQDCMISIKESNEILKCSYMHWTIFYAPFIPFIVLICHILEVPIPNAPSPTSPNQSSASPAGGCGGVTDLSRLTDFVLSLHPLTAHSEAIANLHRLCQVLCSVAKLYVEAKAQAARGQSRRNGGDDEVLASVGQEFDVYLSALGLAPPGVGDGAVDGGGSGSGAEGTGGGMSDVVMDSGVSQTTQLGNWFSGNQYMMGLLEEDLSLIDFSGWS